In Aspergillus oryzae RIB40 DNA, chromosome 6, one genomic interval encodes:
- a CDS encoding 60S ribosomal protein uL1 (60S ribosomal protein L10A), whose product MSKITVAGVRQNIQQLLDYSQNEKKRNFLETVELQIGLKNYDPQRDKRFSGTIKLPSVPRPNMTICILGDQHDLDRAKHHGIDAMSTEDLKKLNKNKKLIKKLARKYDAFLASDGLIKQIPRLLGPGLSKAGKFPTPISHAEDMANKVTDVKSTIKFQLKKVLCLGVAVGNVGMTEDELIANVMLAINYLVSLLKKGWQNVGSLVLKASMSPPKRLY is encoded by the exons ATGTCTAAGATCACAGTCG CCGGAGTGCGCCAGAATATCCAGCAGCTGCTGGACTACTCtcagaatgagaagaagagaaacttcCTCGAGACCGTCGAGCTCCAGATCGGTCTGAAGAACTACGACCCCCAGCGTGACAAGCGTTTCTCTGGCACCATCAAGCTGCCTTCCGTTCCTCGTCCCAACATGACCATCTG TATTCTTGGTGACCAGCACGATCTCGACCGTGCTAAGCACCACGGTATTGATGCCATGTCTACTgaggatctgaagaagcttaacaagaacaagaagctcatcaagaagcttgCTCGCAAGTACGATGCCTTCCTTGCTTCCGATGGTCTCATCAAGCAGATCCCCCGTCTCTTGGGTCCCGGTCTTTCCAAGG CTGGTAAATTCCCTACCCCCATCTCTCACGCTGAGGACATGGCCAACAAGGTCACCGATGTCAAGTCTACCATCAAGTTCCAGCTTAAGAAGGTTCTCTGTCTCGGTGTTGCCGTTGGCAACGTTGGCATGACTGAGGATGAGCTGATTGCTAACGTCATGTTGGCCATCAACTACCTCGTCTCTCTCCTCAAGAAGGGATGGCAGAACGTTGGCAGCCTTGTCCTCAAGGCTTCCATGTCTCCTCCCAAGCGTCTCTACTAA
- a CDS encoding uncharacterized protein (predicted protein), with translation MKGITLRGQRASIYQPLICQFCRSSASPAPRSRTHFTRSFASTSPFISNRDVGLWKARKNLKSNWATTQIIPSRFASNTSETTIPRDLEDALRQITHDSAELRQLDSVPSNEAILGLLQRCEKIAEALVHQEQDTTKKGDNEISNLLDLEEKSATKKLTKSPKIADPRLANALSEITYELLTDEKVFISPEALACYTKIQSLLKRAEHFPEIFHLYAHKPVPEENSSPVKFHKANPKDINSAIPTELANMALDVAIEQRNLSLVLAIIDNTFCAPAFARAKVFKKAAVPLGGLAAAPAACYAIASWAATLQNTMDPSTATGIAFAASLAYVGGVSSVGILAITTANDQMERVTWLPGVPLRHRWLREEERAALDRVALQWGFKDIYMRGEEEGEEWENLREFIGMRGMILDKTDLMPGMQ, from the coding sequence ATGAAAGGCATTACTTTAAGGGGTCAAAGAGCCTCTATATATCAACCCCTGATATGTCAATTCTGCCGCTCCTCCGCATCCCCGGCACCCCGGTCACGAACCCACTTCACGCGATCTTTTGCATCAACAAGCCCATTCATCTCTAACAGAGACGTGGGGTTATGGAAGGCCAGGAAGAATCTAAAAAGCAATTGGGCTACTACACAGATTATACCTTCCCGATTTGCGTCAAACACGTCCGAGACAACTATTCCCCGAGATCTAGAAGATGCCTTGCGACAGATTACACATGATTCAGCCGAGCTCCGACAATTGGATTCTGTGCCCTCCAACGAAGCAATTTTGGGACTCCTTCAAAGATGTGAAAAAATCGCAGAAGCCCTTGTACACCAAGAGCAGGACACAACAAAAAAAGGCGATAATGAGATCTCTAACCTGCTTGActtagaagaaaagagcGCTACGAAAAAACTCACCAAATCACCTAAAATTGCGGACCCGCGACTAGCCAATGCTCTCTCCGAGATCACTTACGAGCTTCTGACGGATGAGAAGGTGTTTATTTCCCCCGAGGCACTGGCCTGCTACACCAAGATTCAGAGTTTACTCAAGCGTGCGGAGCATTTCCCGGAGATCTTTCATCTATATGCGCACAAGCCGGTCCCGGAGGAGAATAGCTCCCCTGTAAAATTCCACAAGGCGAATCCCAAAGACATCAACAGTGCTATTCCCACCGAACTCGCCAACATGGCTCTAGATGTCGCTATCGAGCAGCGGAACCTGTCTCTCGTTCTTGCGATCATTGATAATACATTTTGCGCTCCCGCGTTTGCCCGCGCGAAGGTCTTTAAGAAAGCAGCCGTGCCTCTAGGTGGGCTGGCTGCTGCACCGGCTGCTTGCTATGCCATTGCATCCTGGGCTGCGACACTCCAGAATACCATGGATCCCAGCACAGCTACAGGCATTGCGTTCGCTGCAAGTCTTGCATACGTGGGAGGTGTATCGTCGGTGGGTATCTTGGCTATCACCACGGCCAATGATCAGATGGAGCGGGTAACATGGTTGCCTGGTGTCCCATTGCGGCATCGCTGGCTCCGGGAAGAGGAACGAGCTGCTTTGGACAGAGTTGCACTTCAATGGGGTTTTAAGGACATCTATATGcgtggcgaggaagagggagaggagtgGGAAAACTTACGGGAGTTTATTGGCATGAGAGGAATGATTCTAGACAAGACGGACTTAATGCCTGGTATGCAATGA